One genomic region from Kineobactrum salinum encodes:
- a CDS encoding DUF1415 domain-containing protein, whose translation MSIVVPGPCRAERQLRAWLETCVVGLNLCPFARPLLQGAGLRIAVCDADDSEAGLRVMQQQLLQELDLLQATVEQDTATTLLAFSAGLGNFDDYLDFLDQANELLVAAGLEGVIQLASFHPDYLFAGEPPDAASHYSNRSPLPVIHLLREAMLERVLADYPNPETIPENNIARLNSIGRAELARRLALLR comes from the coding sequence CTGAGTATCGTCGTTCCCGGTCCATGCCGGGCCGAACGCCAGCTACGAGCCTGGCTCGAAACCTGCGTCGTGGGCCTCAACCTGTGCCCCTTCGCCCGCCCCCTGCTGCAGGGGGCGGGCCTGCGCATTGCTGTCTGTGACGCGGACGACAGCGAGGCCGGGCTGCGCGTCATGCAGCAACAGCTGTTGCAGGAACTGGACCTGTTGCAGGCCACGGTGGAGCAGGACACAGCCACCACCCTGTTGGCCTTCAGTGCCGGCCTGGGCAATTTCGATGACTACCTGGACTTTCTCGATCAGGCCAACGAACTGCTGGTTGCCGCGGGTCTCGAAGGGGTCATCCAGCTGGCCAGCTTCCATCCCGACTACCTGTTCGCCGGCGAGCCGCCCGACGCCGCCAGCCACTACAGCAACCGCTCGCCGCTGCCGGTGATCCACCTGCTGCGGGAAGCGATGCTGGAGCGGGTGCTGGCCGATTATCCCAATCCCGAGACGATACCCGAGAACAATATTGCGAGGCTGAACAGCATCGGCCGTGCCGAGTTGGCGCGGCGCCTGGCCCTGTTACGCTGA
- a CDS encoding FAD-dependent oxidoreductase, with the protein MKKWECIVCGLIYDEKEGWPDDGIAPGTKWEDVPEDWLCPDCGVGKEDFELLEEAPVDETPHHDEPQADKVHAPVVILGTGLAGYGVAREFRKHDTETPLILITSDDGRSYSKPMLSTGYTKDTSADDLAQLDAGSMGQQLRASVWTMTRVTEIDTAAQVIKVGDAQTAIHYSKLVLALGAQVIQPPIGGDGAELVYSVNNLLDYDDFRTAMKKNNVRKVCIIGGGLIGCEFTNDLLNGGFEVEVVDPLGHCLPTLLPEAAGKAVQAALEEKGATFHFGPLVTEVNKAEQGVVVSLNNGATITADLVVSAVGVRPRIDLAKASGIETNRGIVTNRLLETSAPNVYALGDCAEVDGHVLVYVAPLMAAARALGQTLAGEPTPVVYPPMPVTIKTPACPVVVAPAMGGVEGAWQIEADGHNVRAEFRDAGGMLLGFALTGEATRAKLELQKALPAILP; encoded by the coding sequence ATGAAAAAATGGGAATGCATCGTCTGTGGCCTGATTTACGATGAAAAAGAAGGTTGGCCTGACGACGGCATAGCGCCCGGTACCAAGTGGGAGGACGTTCCCGAGGATTGGCTGTGTCCGGACTGTGGCGTGGGCAAGGAAGACTTCGAGCTGCTGGAGGAAGCGCCGGTGGATGAAACGCCCCACCACGATGAGCCTCAGGCGGACAAGGTGCATGCGCCCGTGGTGATCCTCGGTACCGGGCTGGCAGGTTACGGTGTGGCCCGGGAGTTTCGCAAGCACGACACCGAAACACCGCTGATCCTGATTACCTCCGATGACGGCCGTTCGTATTCCAAGCCGATGCTGTCCACCGGCTACACCAAGGATACCTCCGCCGATGATCTGGCGCAGCTGGATGCCGGCAGCATGGGGCAGCAGCTCAGGGCCAGCGTCTGGACCATGACCCGGGTCACCGAGATCGATACCGCCGCGCAGGTGATCAAGGTGGGCGATGCCCAGACCGCGATTCACTACAGCAAACTGGTACTGGCACTGGGTGCGCAGGTCATCCAGCCCCCGATCGGCGGTGATGGTGCCGAGCTGGTGTATTCTGTCAACAATCTGCTGGATTACGATGACTTCCGCACCGCGATGAAGAAGAACAACGTGCGCAAGGTCTGCATCATCGGTGGCGGCCTGATCGGTTGCGAATTCACCAACGACCTGCTCAATGGCGGCTTCGAGGTCGAGGTCGTGGACCCGCTGGGCCACTGCCTGCCGACCCTGCTGCCGGAAGCCGCCGGCAAGGCGGTACAGGCGGCGCTGGAAGAGAAAGGAGCCACCTTCCACTTCGGCCCGCTGGTCACCGAGGTGAATAAAGCAGAGCAGGGCGTGGTAGTCAGCCTCAACAACGGCGCGACGATTACCGCTGACCTGGTTGTGTCGGCGGTGGGGGTACGGCCCCGCATCGATCTCGCCAAGGCGTCGGGGATCGAAACCAACCGCGGCATTGTCACCAACCGCTTGCTGGAAACCAGTGCACCCAATGTCTATGCACTGGGCGACTGTGCCGAAGTGGACGGGCACGTGCTGGTGTATGTGGCGCCGCTGATGGCCGCGGCCCGGGCCCTGGGCCAGACCCTGGCCGGCGAGCCCACCCCGGTGGTCTATCCGCCGATGCCGGTGACGATCAAGACACCTGCCTGTCCGGTGGTGGTGGCGCCCGCCATGGGCGGCGTCGAAGGCGCCTGGCAGATCGAAGCCGATGGCCACAATGTGCGCGCTGAATTCCGCGATGCCGGTGGCATGCTGCTCGGCTTTGCGCTGACCGGCGAGGCCACCCGCGCGAAACTCGAGCTGCAGAAGGCCCTGCCGGCGATCCTGCCCTGA
- a CDS encoding chorismate--pyruvate lyase family protein — MPLYPPATGTRDLDWRPAARFSTASLPPHHRRWLLDDGSLTARLIALQQGVFSVRRLYQGWQLPLPSERQLLELPLRQRVLVREVLLQLDGRPVVFARSLFPVSSLSGSLGHLRKLHNRSLGAILFRHPQMQRSPFELARVAGNSAYLAPAVRQRDSAWGRRSCFDIGGKRLLVSEVFLQHFQPWSAPLPVHRSRRGTVSAAIVPAKQ, encoded by the coding sequence GTGCCCCTCTACCCACCCGCGACCGGCACCCGCGACCTGGACTGGCGGCCCGCGGCCCGTTTTTCCACCGCCAGCCTGCCCCCGCACCACCGCCGCTGGCTGCTCGACGACGGCTCCCTCACCGCGCGGCTGATTGCGCTGCAGCAGGGCGTGTTCAGCGTGCGCCGCCTGTACCAGGGCTGGCAACTACCCTTGCCTTCTGAGCGGCAGCTGCTGGAGCTGCCATTGCGCCAGCGCGTGCTGGTCAGGGAGGTGCTGCTACAGCTGGACGGCAGGCCGGTGGTATTCGCCCGTAGCCTGTTTCCGGTCAGCAGTCTCAGCGGCTCGCTGGGGCATCTGCGCAAGCTGCACAACCGCTCGCTGGGCGCGATTCTGTTTCGCCATCCGCAAATGCAGCGCAGCCCCTTCGAGTTGGCGCGGGTCGCCGGGAACAGCGCCTATCTCGCGCCTGCCGTCCGGCAGCGTGACAGTGCCTGGGGACGCCGCTCCTGCTTTGATATCGGCGGCAAGCGGCTGCTGGTGAGTGAAGTCTTTCTGCAGCATTTCCAGCCCTGGTCGGCACCGCTGCCCGTGCATCGCAGCCGGCGCGGCACGGTTAGCGCTGCAATTGTGCCCGCAAAGCAGTAA
- the ubiA gene encoding 4-hydroxybenzoate octaprenyltransferase codes for MLQSPKTVALLQLVRFDKPIGTLLLLWPTLWALWIAADGVPDWPLLLIFVAGTFLMRSAGCIVNDLADRHLDGSVLRTRERPLVTGRASVREARVLFVVLCLLSFGLVLLTNTLTILLSVIGLLLAASYPFMKRYTYWPQLVLGAAFSWAIPMAFAAQLGELPAALWLLYCANLLWTMVFDTQYAMVDREDDIKIGIKSTAILFGEADRAILAVLQLLCLLALALAGLRFELGLYYFLSLVVVALLFGYHQYLTRNREREACFRAFRHNNWVGLVIFLGIALHYATTPGA; via the coding sequence ATGCTCCAAAGCCCCAAAACTGTCGCCCTGCTGCAACTTGTCCGCTTCGACAAACCGATTGGTACCCTGCTGTTGTTGTGGCCCACCCTGTGGGCACTCTGGATAGCCGCTGACGGCGTACCGGACTGGCCATTGCTGCTTATTTTTGTCGCCGGCACCTTCCTGATGCGCTCCGCCGGTTGCATCGTCAATGACCTCGCCGACCGCCACCTCGATGGCAGCGTGTTGCGCACCCGGGAGCGGCCGCTGGTCACGGGCCGTGCCAGTGTGCGGGAGGCGCGGGTGTTGTTCGTGGTACTGTGCCTGCTGTCCTTCGGGCTGGTGCTGCTAACCAATACCCTGACCATTCTGCTATCGGTGATCGGCCTGTTGCTGGCGGCCAGCTACCCCTTCATGAAGCGTTACACCTACTGGCCCCAGCTGGTGTTGGGGGCGGCCTTTTCCTGGGCCATACCAATGGCCTTCGCGGCCCAGCTGGGGGAACTGCCGGCCGCCCTGTGGCTGCTGTACTGCGCCAATCTGCTGTGGACCATGGTGTTCGACACCCAGTACGCGATGGTGGACCGGGAGGACGATATCAAGATCGGCATCAAGTCCACCGCGATCCTGTTCGGTGAGGCCGACCGCGCCATCCTGGCGGTGCTGCAGTTGCTGTGCCTGCTGGCGCTGGCGCTGGCCGGATTGCGCTTTGAGCTGGGCCTGTATTATTTTCTGAGCCTGGTTGTGGTGGCGCTGCTGTTCGGCTACCACCAGTATCTGACGCGCAACCGCGAGCGTGAGGCCTGTTTCCGGGCCTTCCGCCACAACAACTGGGTCGGACTGGTGATTTTTCTCGGTATTGCCCTCCACTACGCCACCACGCCAGGCGCCTGA
- a CDS encoding GNAT family N-acetyltransferase, translating into MNELRGADIPTAEFIPSLAAVKASDWNRLTGLDYPFLRHEFLLGLEQSHCTTAATGWQPCHLLLHQGDSLVAVLPLYLKSHSYGEYVFDWSWAEAWQRCGLSYYPKLVSAIPFTPATGPRLAVADGLDPVAAWDYALAAIRQFAQQRDLSSWHLLFPEAGVSELLLQRGLPRRLGTQFHWFNEGYRSFDDFLAGFASRKRKNLRRERDRVRQQGLSLRTLRGAQISPEHWHQFHHFYQLTYAKRSGHGGYLTREFFTETAPTLGEQVIMVLAEQGARAVAAALYFRSGDTLYGRYWGCIEEFDCLHFEACYYQGIEYCIAEGLQRFDPGAQGEHKIQRGFRPVATCSSHWIADPQLAAAVSDFTRREQPHNEAYLNEATTLLPFRRGP; encoded by the coding sequence ATGAATGAGCTGCGCGGCGCCGACATTCCCACGGCGGAATTCATCCCCTCCCTGGCGGCGGTCAAGGCCTCGGACTGGAATCGCCTCACCGGCCTTGACTACCCCTTCCTGCGCCATGAATTCCTGCTGGGACTGGAGCAGAGCCACTGCACCACCGCCGCGACCGGCTGGCAGCCCTGTCATTTGCTGCTGCATCAGGGCGACAGCCTGGTGGCGGTGCTGCCGCTGTACCTGAAATCGCATTCCTACGGCGAGTATGTATTCGACTGGTCCTGGGCCGAGGCCTGGCAGCGCTGTGGCCTGTCCTATTATCCAAAGCTGGTTTCCGCGATACCGTTCACCCCCGCGACCGGCCCGCGGCTGGCAGTGGCTGACGGACTGGACCCTGTCGCGGCCTGGGACTACGCCCTGGCCGCTATCAGGCAATTTGCGCAACAGCGCGATCTGTCCTCCTGGCACCTGCTGTTTCCCGAAGCCGGTGTCTCGGAGCTGCTGCTGCAACGCGGCCTGCCCCGGCGCCTTGGCACACAGTTCCACTGGTTCAATGAGGGGTATCGCAGTTTCGACGATTTCCTCGCCGGTTTCGCCAGCCGCAAGCGCAAGAACCTGCGCCGGGAGCGGGACCGGGTTCGGCAACAGGGCCTGAGTCTGCGCACCCTGCGCGGTGCCCAGATCAGCCCCGAACACTGGCACCAGTTCCATCATTTCTACCAGCTCACCTATGCCAAACGCAGCGGCCACGGCGGCTACCTGACGCGGGAGTTCTTCACGGAAACGGCGCCCACGCTGGGCGAGCAGGTGATCATGGTGCTGGCGGAGCAGGGCGCACGGGCGGTGGCGGCGGCGCTGTATTTTCGCTCTGGCGACACCCTGTACGGCCGCTACTGGGGCTGCATCGAGGAATTCGACTGCCTGCACTTCGAAGCCTGTTACTACCAGGGTATCGAATACTGCATTGCCGAAGGCCTGCAGCGCTTTGATCCCGGCGCCCAGGGCGAACACAAGATCCAGCGCGGCTTCCGTCCGGTGGCCACCTGCTCCAGCCACTGGATCGCGGACCCGCAACTGGCCGCCGCGGTATCCGACTTCACCCGCCGGGAGCAGCCCCACAACGAGGCCTACCTGAACGAGGCAACCACCCTGCTACCCTTCCGCCGCGGACCCTGA
- the yaaA gene encoding peroxide stress protein YaaA: MLTLVSPAKTLDFDTAPGTRKSTQPAFLEQSASLVADARRLSPEDIRELMGVSETIANLNYQRFQNWTTPFNLDNAKQAILAFRGDVYSGLDADTLNSGQLGFAQRHLRILSGLYGLLRPLDLIQPYRLEMGLKFANSGGANLYQFWGDRITRALNGQLGRSGSRVLVNLASNEYFKAVQPRAVDGEIITPVFKDLKNGAYKVISFYAKKARGQMARYIVEQELNDVDGLLEFSAGGYRYNKKESGPREPVFTRKAPLA, translated from the coding sequence ATGCTGACTCTTGTTTCGCCGGCCAAGACGCTGGACTTTGACACTGCCCCCGGCACTCGCAAGTCGACCCAGCCGGCCTTTCTCGAGCAATCCGCCAGCCTGGTCGCGGACGCCCGCCGATTGAGTCCGGAGGACATACGTGAGTTGATGGGGGTCAGCGAGACTATCGCCAACCTCAACTACCAGCGCTTCCAGAATTGGACGACCCCCTTCAACCTGGACAACGCCAAGCAGGCGATCCTGGCCTTCAGGGGCGACGTCTACAGCGGCCTGGATGCGGACACCCTGAACAGCGGACAACTGGGCTTTGCCCAGCGTCACCTGCGGATCCTGTCCGGTCTCTACGGCCTGCTGCGACCGCTGGACCTGATCCAGCCCTACCGGCTGGAGATGGGGCTTAAATTCGCCAACAGCGGCGGCGCCAACCTGTACCAGTTCTGGGGTGACCGCATCACCCGGGCGCTGAACGGCCAGCTGGGCCGCAGCGGCAGCCGGGTGCTGGTCAATCTGGCCTCGAACGAGTACTTCAAGGCGGTGCAGCCGCGGGCCGTGGACGGCGAGATCATCACCCCGGTGTTCAAGGATCTGAAGAACGGCGCCTACAAGGTCATCAGCTTTTATGCCAAGAAGGCCCGTGGGCAGATGGCCCGCTATATCGTCGAGCAGGAGCTGAACGATGTCGACGGCCTGCTGGAGTTCAGCGCCGGTGGCTATCGCTACAACAAGAAGGAGTCGGGTCCGCGCGAGCCGGTGTTCACACGCAAGGCGCCGCTGGCCTAG
- a CDS encoding TRAP transporter small permease subunit: MPLLHLTVRYIDSFTEVCGRLLTWLVLAMALLTAAVVVLRYGFNTGSIMAQETVTYLHGCLFMLGAAYTLKHDGHVRVDIFYRELGPRGQAWVNCLGGVLFLLPLGMFILLISWDYVAASWLIRETSPEPGGIPAVFLLKTLLPLLALNLLLQGWRKSCAILSS; the protein is encoded by the coding sequence ATGCCACTGCTGCATCTCACTGTTCGCTACATTGACAGCTTCACGGAAGTCTGCGGTCGTCTGCTGACCTGGCTGGTGCTGGCCATGGCGCTGCTGACGGCGGCGGTGGTGGTCCTGCGCTACGGTTTCAATACCGGCTCCATCATGGCCCAGGAAACGGTGACCTACCTGCACGGCTGCCTGTTCATGCTGGGCGCCGCCTATACCCTGAAACACGATGGCCATGTCCGCGTCGACATTTTCTACCGTGAGCTGGGGCCACGGGGTCAGGCCTGGGTCAACTGCCTGGGCGGAGTGTTGTTTCTGCTGCCGCTGGGCATGTTCATTCTGCTGATAAGCTGGGACTACGTCGCGGCGTCGTGGCTGATACGCGAGACCTCGCCCGAACCCGGCGGCATTCCAGCGGTATTCCTGCTGAAGACGCTGCTGCCCCTGCTGGCCCTGAACCTGCTGCTGCAGGGGTGGCGGAAATCCTGCGCAATCTTGTCATCCTGA
- a CDS encoding TRAP transporter large permease: MGDFVALWLFAAICLLLMMGYPVAFTLAGTSLAFAAVGIIAGNFDPAFLAALPARIFGTISNDTLIAVPLFVLMGVVLEKSRIAEQLLGTMSRCFGSLQGGLGIGVILVGMLLAASTGIVGATVVTMGLLSLPSMLKGGYSPSLAAGTICATGTLGQIIPPSIALVLLGDVLSNAYQQAQLSVGIFNPKTVSVGDLFIGALLPGLLLVLLYLGYVLSLARLRPELAPNVETGSVTLPEVLGSLLPPLILIAVVLGSILLGAATPTEAAGVGAVGALLLALAKRELPLQRLRDALQDTLKITCMVFMILIGAAVFSLVFRGFGGEELIQHLFQQMPGGVLGATLVVMLVIFLLGFILDFIEITFVVVPIVGPILLAMGLDPVWLGIMIALNLQTSFLTPPFGFALFYLRGVAPPSLPTSAIYRGVIPFILIQLLVLAALWIWPALATWLPALLKQ; this comes from the coding sequence ATGGGGGATTTTGTCGCGCTGTGGCTGTTCGCGGCCATCTGTCTGCTGCTGATGATGGGCTATCCGGTGGCCTTCACATTGGCGGGCACCTCGCTGGCGTTTGCCGCGGTCGGAATCATCGCCGGCAATTTCGACCCGGCCTTCCTGGCGGCCCTGCCGGCACGCATCTTCGGCACCATCAGTAACGATACCCTGATTGCGGTGCCGCTGTTTGTGCTGATGGGGGTGGTACTGGAAAAATCCCGCATCGCGGAACAGCTTCTCGGTACCATGTCCCGCTGTTTCGGTTCCCTGCAGGGCGGCCTCGGAATCGGGGTAATTCTGGTGGGCATGCTGCTGGCCGCCAGCACCGGGATCGTCGGCGCCACCGTCGTGACGATGGGACTGCTGTCCCTGCCCAGCATGCTCAAGGGCGGCTACAGCCCCTCCCTGGCCGCGGGCACGATCTGCGCCACCGGTACACTGGGCCAGATCATCCCACCCTCCATCGCGCTGGTATTGCTGGGGGATGTACTGTCCAATGCCTATCAGCAGGCACAGCTGAGTGTTGGCATCTTCAACCCCAAGACAGTATCAGTGGGCGACCTGTTCATTGGAGCACTGCTGCCGGGTCTGTTGCTGGTGCTGCTGTACCTGGGCTATGTGCTGTCATTGGCCCGCCTGCGGCCAGAGTTGGCACCCAATGTCGAAACCGGCTCAGTGACATTGCCGGAGGTGCTGGGCTCCCTGCTGCCGCCGCTGATATTGATCGCGGTGGTGCTGGGCTCCATCCTGCTCGGCGCCGCCACCCCTACCGAGGCCGCCGGTGTCGGCGCCGTGGGCGCCCTGTTGCTGGCTCTGGCAAAACGGGAATTGCCTCTGCAGCGACTGCGCGATGCCTTGCAGGATACGCTGAAAATCACCTGCATGGTGTTCATGATCCTGATTGGAGCCGCCGTGTTTTCCCTGGTGTTCCGCGGTTTCGGCGGGGAGGAACTGATACAACACCTGTTCCAGCAGATGCCCGGGGGCGTACTGGGGGCAACACTGGTGGTGATGCTGGTGATTTTCCTGCTTGGCTTCATCCTCGATTTCATCGAAATCACCTTTGTGGTGGTGCCGATTGTCGGGCCCATACTGCTGGCCATGGGGCTGGACCCGGTCTGGCTGGGCATCATGATTGCGCTGAACCTGCAGACCTCCTTTCTCACGCCGCCCTTCGGCTTCGCGCTGTTTTACCTGCGCGGCGTAGCCCCGCCATCGCTGCCGACCAGCGCTATCTACCGGGGGGTGATTCCCTTTATACTTATTCAGTTGCTGGTGCTGGCCGCACTGTGGATATGGCCCGCCCTCGCAACATGGCTACCCGCCCTGCTGAAGCAGTGA
- a CDS encoding acyl-CoA thioesterase — protein MNDIDSAPIPQGELSLQTVAMPRDTNASGDIFGGWLLSQMDMAGAITAADVAGGRVATVAIEGMAFLTPVHVGAVVTCYSDVLEIGRSSVRIVVEVWINSKHDGEPIKVTEGEFVYVAIDEKGRTRTINR, from the coding sequence ATGAACGATATTGATTCTGCTCCGATCCCCCAGGGCGAGTTGTCACTGCAAACCGTCGCCATGCCCCGCGATACCAATGCCAGCGGCGATATCTTTGGCGGCTGGTTACTGTCGCAGATGGACATGGCCGGCGCCATTACCGCGGCCGATGTGGCTGGCGGAAGGGTGGCTACCGTGGCGATTGAAGGTATGGCGTTTCTTACCCCGGTACATGTGGGCGCAGTGGTGACCTGCTACTCCGACGTGCTGGAGATCGGCCGCAGCTCGGTCCGCATCGTGGTAGAGGTATGGATCAATTCCAAGCACGATGGCGAACCCATCAAGGTCACCGAGGGCGAATTCGTGTATGTCGCCATCGACGAAAAGGGCCGTACCCGGACGATCAATCGCTAG
- a CDS encoding TRAP transporter substrate-binding protein, giving the protein MDSPASETRHRYYPLIILLLLAALVTVVGLWAAERAGGIGLLAGRDGIQAGSGNQARYRWKIVTTWPKNLPGLGSGAENFARMVEEMSGGRLTARVYGAGEMVPAFEVFDAVRQGVADAGHGASYYWKGKIPSSVFFTAIPFGMTAQEINAWLHYGGGLELWREAYAPSNVIPMAGGNSGVQMAGWFREEINSLQDLQGLKMRIPGLAGDVFSAAGGTPVRIPGGEVYTSLQTGVIDAAEWVGPYNDLALGLHEAAKYYYYPGWHEPGAMLELIVNKDSFDALPPDLQAIATYAARAANQDMLDEFTARNNAALQELVEQHGVQLRQLPDDVLQALYHASEQTMRELVASDPMAAKVYASFKEFYQGVRAYHHISEQAYINVRDKVLED; this is encoded by the coding sequence ATGGATTCGCCAGCTTCTGAAACACGCCATCGCTATTATCCCCTGATCATCCTGCTGTTGCTGGCAGCGCTGGTGACCGTGGTGGGCCTGTGGGCCGCCGAGCGCGCCGGCGGCATTGGCCTGTTGGCGGGGCGTGACGGTATTCAGGCCGGCAGCGGGAATCAGGCCCGCTACCGCTGGAAGATTGTCACTACCTGGCCCAAGAATCTGCCCGGCCTGGGTTCTGGCGCGGAAAATTTTGCCCGCATGGTCGAGGAGATGAGCGGGGGCCGGCTTACGGCACGAGTCTACGGCGCCGGTGAAATGGTTCCCGCCTTCGAGGTGTTCGATGCCGTGCGGCAGGGCGTAGCCGATGCCGGTCACGGTGCGTCGTACTACTGGAAAGGCAAGATTCCGTCCTCGGTATTCTTTACCGCCATTCCCTTCGGCATGACCGCCCAGGAGATCAATGCCTGGCTGCACTACGGCGGTGGCCTGGAGCTGTGGCGGGAAGCCTATGCGCCGTCCAACGTGATACCGATGGCGGGTGGCAATTCCGGGGTGCAGATGGCGGGCTGGTTCCGTGAAGAAATCAACTCATTGCAGGATCTGCAGGGACTGAAAATGCGCATCCCCGGCCTCGCCGGGGACGTATTCTCGGCGGCGGGCGGCACCCCCGTGCGAATTCCCGGCGGCGAGGTATATACCTCCCTGCAGACTGGTGTCATCGACGCGGCGGAGTGGGTCGGGCCCTACAATGACCTGGCCCTGGGCCTGCATGAAGCGGCGAAATACTATTATTACCCGGGCTGGCACGAACCTGGCGCGATGCTGGAACTGATTGTCAACAAGGATTCCTTCGATGCACTGCCGCCAGACTTGCAGGCCATAGCAACCTATGCGGCCCGCGCCGCCAACCAGGACATGCTGGATGAGTTCACTGCCCGCAACAATGCGGCGCTGCAGGAGCTGGTGGAGCAGCACGGGGTCCAGCTGCGGCAACTGCCGGACGATGTGCTGCAGGCGCTGTACCATGCCAGCGAGCAGACGATGCGCGAACTGGTCGCCAGCGATCCGATGGCGGCGAAGGTGTACGCCTCTTTCAAGGAGTTCTATCAGGGTGTGCGCGCATACCACCACATTTCGGAACAGGCCTATATCAATGTCCGCGACAAGGTGCTGGAGGACTAG
- a CDS encoding SIR2 family protein has translation MPVFVTDGPDIPEHLLQAQEEGRLVFFCGPGVAVPAGLPDTRGLINKLYRTLDTTRTPVEQQAFRNRQFDAVLELLERRHPGQRHAVREALAAVLKPRWRKRGATDTHRALLQLATDREGTTRLVTSNVDHVFRRVIARDKLAVPELVAPQLPLPRPDRWHGLVYLHGLLEQQETQFNRLVLSSGDFGLAYLGERWAARFVSELLRHFTVCFIGYELHDPLLRYLMDALAADEAPAAQRSGAWVLASYREGTRERVELEWQSRGFAPLLYPLPRGRRRHEALYGTLQAWAASYRDGVRSRRMVIAQHAVAPPLTASRADHAVGRVLWALGDGEAARHFADLNPVPPLAWLEPLSAALFEARDLPGRGPGSRLTTRVRSVSACCTVPRRPRWVPG, from the coding sequence ATGCCGGTTTTCGTCACTGATGGACCGGATATCCCGGAGCATCTGCTGCAGGCGCAGGAAGAGGGCCGGCTGGTTTTTTTCTGCGGTCCGGGTGTGGCAGTGCCGGCCGGGCTGCCGGATACCCGCGGCCTGATCAACAAGCTCTACAGGACGCTGGACACCACTCGTACCCCGGTCGAACAGCAGGCTTTCAGGAACCGGCAATTCGATGCGGTACTGGAGCTCCTGGAGCGTCGCCACCCGGGCCAGCGCCACGCGGTGCGCGAGGCGTTGGCGGCGGTGCTGAAACCCCGCTGGCGCAAGCGGGGCGCGACCGACACCCATCGGGCATTGCTGCAACTGGCGACGGACCGCGAAGGCACCACCCGCCTGGTCACCAGCAATGTCGACCATGTATTCCGGCGGGTGATAGCTCGCGACAAGCTCGCTGTGCCCGAGCTGGTGGCGCCCCAGTTGCCGCTGCCCAGACCGGACCGGTGGCACGGACTGGTCTACCTGCATGGCCTGCTGGAGCAGCAGGAGACACAATTCAACCGCCTGGTGCTCAGCAGTGGCGATTTCGGCCTGGCCTACCTGGGTGAGCGCTGGGCGGCACGCTTCGTGTCGGAATTGCTGCGCCATTTTACGGTGTGTTTCATCGGCTACGAGCTGCATGATCCGCTGCTGCGCTACCTGATGGATGCGCTGGCCGCAGATGAGGCGCCGGCGGCGCAGCGATCCGGCGCCTGGGTGCTGGCCAGCTACCGCGAAGGTACCCGCGAGCGGGTTGAACTGGAATGGCAGTCGCGCGGTTTTGCGCCGCTGTTGTATCCGTTGCCGCGCGGCCGTCGCCGCCATGAGGCCCTGTACGGCACCCTGCAGGCGTGGGCGGCCAGCTACCGTGATGGTGTGCGTTCGCGGCGGATGGTTATCGCACAACACGCTGTAGCACCCCCACTGACAGCCTCCCGTGCCGACCATGCGGTGGGCAGGGTTCTGTGGGCCCTGGGTGATGGTGAGGCCGCCAGGCACTTCGCCGACTTGAATCCGGTACCGCCGTTGGCCTGGCTCGAGCCGCTGTCGGCTGCCTTGTTTGAAGCCCGCGACCTGCCCGGCCGCGGGCCGGGGTCCCGGTTGACGACGCGGGTCCGCAGCGTTTCAGCTTGCTGCACCGTCCCGCGGCGGCCGCGTTGGGTCCCAGGATGA